In Pseudoalteromonas sp. NC201, a single window of DNA contains:
- the guaB gene encoding IMP dehydrogenase: MLRIAKEALTFDDVLLVPAHSTVLPHTANLKTRLTRGIELNLPLVSASMDTVTEARLAIALAQEGGIGFIHKNMTIEEQARNVRKVKTYEAGIISFPVTVTSDLTIAEAMELAQDKGFSGFPVVGANNQLEGIVTSRDMRFETKLEKAVSTVMTKKDDLVTVKEGASREEILGLMHEHRIEKILVVDDAFALKGMITVKDYQKAQDKPNACKDEQGRLRVGAAVGVGAGTDERIAALVEAGVDVLLIDTSHGHSQGVIDRVKATRETYPELQIVAGNVATAEGAIALADAGADAVKVGIGPGSICTTRIVTGCGVPQITAISDAVEGLKGRDIPVIADGGIRFSGDIVKALVAGAACVMVGSMLAGTEESPGEVELYQGRYYKSYRGMGSLGAMNQKEGSSDRYFQKSDAADKLVPEGIEGRVAYKGPIATIIHQQIGGIRSAMGLTGCATIEELNTKPQFVRVTSAGMGESHVHDVQITKEAPNYRMG, encoded by the coding sequence ATGCTAAGAATTGCAAAAGAAGCCCTTACCTTTGACGACGTACTTTTAGTACCAGCTCATTCAACTGTTCTTCCTCACACAGCAAACCTGAAAACGCGTTTGACTCGTGGGATTGAATTAAACTTACCGCTTGTTTCCGCTTCAATGGATACAGTGACAGAAGCGCGCTTAGCGATCGCTCTGGCACAAGAAGGTGGTATTGGTTTTATCCACAAAAACATGACTATCGAAGAGCAAGCTCGCAACGTGCGTAAAGTTAAGACGTATGAAGCGGGTATTATCTCTTTCCCTGTGACGGTTACTTCTGATCTTACGATTGCAGAAGCAATGGAGCTTGCACAGGACAAAGGGTTTTCAGGTTTCCCGGTTGTTGGTGCAAACAACCAACTTGAAGGCATCGTGACTAGCCGTGATATGCGTTTCGAAACTAAACTAGAAAAAGCAGTTTCAACGGTCATGACTAAGAAAGATGACTTAGTGACAGTAAAAGAAGGCGCATCTCGTGAAGAGATCCTTGGCCTAATGCACGAACACCGTATCGAAAAAATCTTAGTGGTTGATGACGCATTTGCACTAAAAGGTATGATCACCGTTAAGGATTACCAAAAAGCGCAAGATAAACCAAACGCATGTAAAGATGAGCAAGGCCGTCTTCGTGTTGGTGCTGCTGTTGGTGTTGGTGCTGGTACTGATGAGCGTATTGCAGCTTTGGTTGAAGCGGGTGTTGATGTACTACTAATCGATACTTCTCACGGCCATTCTCAAGGTGTTATTGACCGCGTTAAAGCGACGCGCGAAACTTATCCAGAGCTACAAATCGTTGCAGGTAACGTAGCAACAGCTGAAGGCGCAATTGCATTGGCTGATGCTGGTGCAGACGCCGTTAAAGTGGGTATTGGCCCAGGTTCTATCTGTACTACTCGTATCGTTACAGGTTGTGGTGTACCACAAATTACTGCGATTTCAGATGCAGTAGAAGGCCTAAAAGGTCGTGATATTCCAGTGATTGCCGACGGCGGTATCCGTTTCTCTGGTGATATCGTAAAAGCGCTAGTTGCTGGTGCTGCATGTGTAATGGTGGGTTCAATGCTGGCGGGTACTGAAGAGTCTCCTGGTGAAGTTGAACTATACCAAGGCCGTTACTACAAGTCTTACCGTGGTATGGGTTCTCTTGGTGCGATGAACCAAAAAGAAGGTTCATCTGACCGTTACTTCCAGAAGAGTGATGCTGCTGACAAACTAGTACCTGAAGGTATTGAAGGTCGCGTAGCATACAAAGGACCGATCGCAACGATTATCCATCAGCAGATCGGTGGTATTCGCAGTGCAATGGGTTTAACTGGATGTGCAACCATCGAAGAATTAAATACTAAGCCGCAGTTTGTACGTGTGACTTCTGCGGGTATGGGTGAGTCTCACGTACATGACGTGCAGATCACCAAAGAGGCGCCTAACTACCGTATGGGTTAA
- a CDS encoding class I SAM-dependent methyltransferase — protein MHQNEVKELFDKQAETYDQQWSNTAPIRHCMHLLLRSVFADLPVNANILCIGVGTGDELLYLASNFPNWQFTAVEPSGPMLDICKKRAKESGVDTRCIFHEGYLHSMPFEQDYHAATCFLVSQFILQEERRSAFFGEIAERLKPEGLMASADLSSDIDSPDYDKLLDAWVKMMSMADVSQGTLERMRDAYANDVGILSPPKVCSIIQAGGFELPIQFFQAGLIHAWITKRA, from the coding sequence ATGCACCAAAATGAAGTGAAAGAGTTATTTGACAAGCAAGCAGAAACTTATGATCAGCAATGGTCTAATACCGCACCAATACGTCATTGCATGCACTTACTGCTTAGATCTGTGTTTGCTGATTTACCTGTAAATGCCAACATTCTCTGTATCGGTGTAGGCACTGGAGATGAGCTACTTTATTTAGCGTCAAATTTCCCTAACTGGCAGTTCACCGCAGTTGAACCCTCAGGACCTATGTTGGATATATGTAAGAAAAGAGCTAAGGAGAGTGGCGTCGACACTCGCTGTATTTTTCATGAGGGGTATCTTCATTCAATGCCATTTGAGCAGGATTATCACGCTGCTACTTGCTTCCTTGTTTCTCAATTTATCTTGCAGGAAGAAAGGCGTTCAGCGTTTTTTGGAGAGATAGCAGAAAGGCTAAAGCCCGAAGGACTAATGGCAAGTGCGGACTTGTCTTCAGATATTGACTCGCCAGACTACGACAAATTACTTGATGCTTGGGTTAAAATGATGTCTATGGCCGATGTTTCGCAAGGTACACTAGAACGTATGCGCGATGCTTATGCAAACGACGTTGGGATACTTTCTCCACCCAAGGTATGTTCAATTATTCAAGCTGGTGGGTTCGAACTCCCGATTCAATTTTTTCAAGCAGGTCTGATTCATGCGTGGATAACTAAACGTGCTTGA
- the xseA gene encoding exodeoxyribonuclease VII large subunit, with protein sequence MGYPNNNKTYSVSRLNREIRSLLEQGFASVQLTGEISNFVAPASGHWYFSLKDDKAQIKAAMWRGNNRYCNHRPANGQQVMVQARVSVYEPRGDYQLIVEQMAPAGEGLLKQQFDALKMQLAAEGLFSASHKKSLPSVINRVGIVTSATGAAIKDILTVLKRRAPQLQVVIYPALVQGDEAKQQICKQIAQANARREVDVLIVGRGGGSLEDLWSFNEESVARAIFASSIPVISAVGHEIDTTISDYVADVRAPTPSAAAELVSPDSEALKLRTSQLLQYLNQAFKRRLEGASQRLANFEARLQLQHPKNQLMQQTQRVDELEQRLIRAQAYHLRQKQSQFHLLQHRFDRLHPEQRIAQFKQLVAQLSDKLQYAMEQKLNTQRHQLAVSSAKLDSVSPLAVLARGYSIAKQEDKVIKSVADVDPEKPIITQLADGEVVSMVKATQ encoded by the coding sequence ATGGGATACCCCAATAATAATAAAACCTATTCTGTATCAAGACTTAACAGAGAAATACGCTCGCTCTTAGAGCAAGGTTTTGCCTCTGTACAACTCACCGGAGAAATTTCAAACTTTGTTGCTCCGGCCTCAGGGCATTGGTATTTTTCTCTAAAAGATGACAAAGCACAGATAAAAGCGGCCATGTGGCGAGGTAATAATCGATACTGTAACCACCGCCCAGCCAACGGTCAGCAGGTAATGGTACAAGCTAGAGTGTCAGTGTATGAACCGCGAGGCGACTATCAATTGATAGTCGAGCAAATGGCCCCAGCTGGTGAAGGCTTGCTCAAGCAACAGTTTGACGCCCTTAAAATGCAGCTGGCCGCAGAAGGCCTATTTTCGGCTAGTCACAAAAAGTCTTTGCCAAGTGTCATTAATCGCGTGGGGATCGTCACCTCAGCGACTGGCGCTGCCATCAAGGATATTTTGACTGTACTCAAACGTCGTGCCCCACAGTTACAAGTTGTAATTTACCCAGCTCTAGTGCAAGGCGATGAAGCCAAGCAGCAGATTTGCAAACAAATCGCTCAGGCGAATGCTAGACGCGAGGTAGACGTATTGATCGTTGGCAGAGGCGGCGGCTCATTAGAAGACTTATGGAGCTTTAACGAGGAGTCAGTCGCGAGGGCCATTTTTGCCAGCTCAATTCCGGTGATAAGCGCAGTCGGCCATGAAATAGATACTACCATTTCCGACTATGTTGCAGATGTAAGAGCACCAACCCCATCGGCGGCTGCCGAATTAGTGAGCCCAGACTCAGAAGCGCTAAAATTGCGTACTTCGCAGTTGCTACAATATCTCAATCAGGCTTTTAAACGTCGCCTTGAAGGTGCATCACAGCGTTTGGCAAACTTTGAAGCCCGACTGCAGCTACAACACCCTAAGAATCAACTTATGCAGCAAACACAGCGAGTTGATGAATTGGAGCAGCGATTAATTCGTGCCCAAGCCTATCACTTACGTCAAAAGCAATCGCAATTTCATTTGCTGCAACATAGATTTGATCGATTACATCCAGAGCAAAGGATCGCTCAGTTCAAGCAATTGGTCGCACAACTCAGTGATAAGTTGCAGTATGCAATGGAGCAAAAGCTTAATACACAAAGACATCAACTCGCGGTATCAAGCGCAAAACTAGACAGTGTCAGCCCACTGGCGGTATTAGCTCGGGGCTATAGTATTGCCAAGCAGGAAGATAAAGTGATTAAGTCAGTGGCGGATGTCGACCCAGAAAAGCCGATAATTACGCAACTGGCTGATGGGGAGGTGGTGTCTATGGTAAAAGCAACCCAGTAA
- a CDS encoding diacylglycerol kinase, whose protein sequence is MSIKIKTTDTNKPNGTGLARIVKATHCSAKGMKAAYKEESAFRQETWLLVASLPLSIILAQSIAQWALLVGSVLLILVIELINSAIEALTDRVSTEHHLLSGRAKDMASAAVTLTLLISSLIWIAAAVEWFNTIT, encoded by the coding sequence ATGTCGATAAAGATCAAGACAACGGATACCAACAAACCAAATGGCACAGGGCTTGCACGGATAGTCAAAGCAACGCATTGCTCGGCGAAAGGAATGAAAGCGGCTTATAAAGAAGAGTCGGCATTTAGACAAGAAACGTGGTTACTGGTGGCAAGTCTTCCTTTATCAATCATATTGGCGCAAAGTATTGCTCAGTGGGCCTTATTGGTCGGTAGTGTACTGTTGATATTGGTCATAGAACTTATCAACTCGGCAATCGAAGCGCTGACAGATCGAGTGAGTACCGAGCATCACTTACTATCTGGTCGTGCAAAAGATATGGCATCAGCGGCCGTTACGCTGACATTATTAATTAGCTCGTTAATTTGGATAGCTGCCGCAGTGGAGTGGTTCAACACCATAACCTAA
- the guaA gene encoding glutamine-hydrolyzing GMP synthase yields MSKDIHDSRILILDFGSQYTQLIARRVREIGVYCELWAWDVTEEQIREFNPQGIILSGGPESTTLEGSPKAPDYVFEAGVPVLGICYGMQTMAMQLGGQVHSSDKKEFGYAKVEKVGDCKLFEAIEDHIEDGAGYLDVWMSHGDKVAKIPDTFKTSARTDTCPHAAMSWEEKRFYGVQFHPEVTHTQQGLRLLERFAIDICGCEKLWTPEQIIEDAIERIKEKVGDDEVILGLSGGVDSSVVAMLIHRAIGDKLTCVFVDNGLLRLNEGQQVMDMFGDKFGLNIIKVEAEDRFLNALNGLNDPEDKRKAIGHTFIEVFDEQASQRVNAKWLAQGTIYPDVIESAASKTGKAHVIKSHHNVGGLPEDMELGLVEPLRELFKDEVRKIGLELGLPYDMLYRHPFPGPGLGVRVLGEIKKEYCDLLRRADAIFIEELHKADLYHKVSQAFAVFLPVRSVGVMGDARKYDWVISLRCVETIDFMTARWSHLPYELLGHVSNRIINEIDGISRVVYDVSGKPPATIEWE; encoded by the coding sequence ATGAGCAAAGATATCCACGATTCCCGAATTTTGATCTTAGACTTTGGTTCGCAATACACTCAGCTAATTGCACGTCGTGTACGTGAAATTGGTGTTTACTGTGAACTTTGGGCTTGGGATGTGACAGAAGAGCAAATCCGTGAGTTCAACCCTCAAGGTATCATTCTATCAGGTGGCCCAGAGTCAACGACGCTTGAAGGTAGCCCAAAAGCACCAGATTATGTATTCGAAGCAGGCGTGCCTGTACTGGGTATCTGTTATGGTATGCAGACGATGGCAATGCAGCTTGGTGGTCAGGTACATAGCTCAGATAAAAAAGAATTCGGCTACGCAAAAGTAGAGAAAGTAGGCGACTGTAAGCTATTTGAAGCGATTGAAGATCACATCGAAGATGGTGCTGGTTACCTAGACGTGTGGATGAGCCATGGCGATAAAGTTGCTAAAATTCCAGATACATTCAAAACTTCAGCGAGAACGGATACTTGTCCTCATGCGGCAATGTCTTGGGAAGAAAAGCGCTTCTACGGTGTACAGTTTCACCCAGAAGTAACGCATACTCAGCAAGGTTTGCGTTTACTAGAGCGTTTTGCAATTGATATCTGTGGGTGTGAAAAACTATGGACGCCTGAGCAAATAATTGAAGATGCAATTGAGCGTATCAAAGAGAAAGTAGGGGATGATGAAGTTATCCTTGGCCTATCTGGTGGTGTTGATTCATCAGTGGTTGCAATGCTTATTCACCGTGCGATTGGCGACAAGCTAACCTGTGTATTTGTTGATAATGGCCTACTACGCTTGAATGAAGGCCAGCAAGTAATGGATATGTTCGGTGATAAGTTTGGTCTGAACATCATCAAGGTAGAAGCTGAAGATCGTTTCCTTAATGCGCTTAACGGTTTAAATGACCCTGAAGACAAACGTAAAGCAATTGGTCACACCTTTATTGAAGTATTCGATGAGCAAGCCAGCCAGCGCGTAAACGCGAAATGGCTAGCGCAGGGTACAATTTACCCTGATGTTATCGAATCGGCAGCATCTAAAACCGGTAAAGCGCATGTGATCAAATCTCACCACAATGTGGGTGGATTACCTGAAGATATGGAGCTTGGTCTGGTTGAGCCACTGCGTGAACTATTTAAAGATGAAGTTCGCAAGATTGGTCTAGAGCTTGGCCTACCGTATGACATGCTTTATCGTCACCCGTTCCCAGGTCCAGGTCTTGGTGTTCGTGTACTTGGTGAAATCAAGAAAGAATACTGTGACTTACTGCGCCGTGCTGACGCTATCTTCATTGAAGAGCTACATAAAGCGGATCTATACCACAAAGTATCTCAAGCATTCGCCGTATTCCTACCGGTACGCTCTGTTGGCGTGATGGGCGATGCACGTAAATACGATTGGGTGATCTCACTACGTTGTGTTGAAACTATCGACTTTATGACGGCACGTTGGTCACACTTACCATACGAGCTACTAGGCCACGTTTCAAACCGTATCATCAATGAAATTGATGGTATTTCTCGCGTGGTTTACGATGTATCAGGCAAGCCGCCAGCGACAATCGAGTGGGAATAA
- a CDS encoding Rrf2 family transcriptional regulator, giving the protein MKLINRAITSEELGLVLGANPVVVRRIMALLKRVGYVNSEKGHHGGWRLSTELSEITLFDIYNLLGEKTLFTIALSDEYQNCLIEKAVNTALADSMQEAEKVLFERFREVDIESLLPPISNG; this is encoded by the coding sequence ATGAAACTGATTAATCGAGCAATAACATCTGAAGAGTTGGGGCTGGTTTTGGGAGCCAATCCCGTTGTCGTAAGGCGAATTATGGCTCTATTGAAGAGAGTTGGTTATGTTAACTCAGAAAAAGGCCACCATGGAGGGTGGAGGTTATCAACTGAGCTATCCGAGATTACACTATTTGATATCTATAACTTATTAGGTGAAAAGACATTATTTACTATTGCCTTGTCCGATGAATACCAAAATTGCTTGATTGAAAAAGCTGTAAATACTGCGCTAGCAGACTCCATGCAAGAAGCAGAAAAAGTGTTGTTTGAACGCTTCAGAGAAGTTGATATTGAGTCACTGCTACCACCTATTTCAAATGGTTGA
- a CDS encoding transposase — translation MATARKRQISLTDTKYYHCISRCVRRAFLCGEDKFTGKSYEHRRDWVEEKLLMLASIFCIDVCAYAVMSNHTHIVLYVDDKKAKRLSDEAIVMRWHKLFKGNWISQKFTEGEPLNESEQLMLDELVDKYRGRLADISWFMRVLNEDIARRANIEDNCTGRFWEGRFKSQALLDEAALAACLAYVDLNPIRAKIAATPETSDYTSIKKRIDHAKLGKQPKSLLRFAGSPRKHMPKGLPFELKSYIELVELTGQCIRADKRGYINEAQPILTRLNIEPENWIKLTTQFSRVFHGAVGRERTITAYCETLQKRRRTNLTNCERLLA, via the coding sequence ATGGCAACTGCCCGTAAAAGACAAATCAGTTTAACCGACACCAAATATTATCACTGTATCTCCCGTTGCGTCAGGCGCGCATTTCTCTGTGGCGAAGATAAATTTACTGGTAAATCATATGAACACCGCCGTGATTGGGTTGAAGAAAAGCTCTTGATGTTGGCTTCCATATTTTGCATTGATGTTTGTGCTTATGCCGTGATGAGTAATCATACTCACATTGTTTTATATGTTGATGACAAAAAGGCGAAACGTCTGTCGGATGAAGCAATTGTGATGCGGTGGCACAAGTTGTTTAAAGGCAATTGGATAAGCCAAAAATTTACTGAAGGTGAGCCACTCAATGAGTCGGAGCAATTGATGCTAGATGAGCTGGTTGATAAGTACAGGGGAAGACTAGCGGATATTAGTTGGTTTATGCGGGTGCTTAACGAAGACATCGCCCGCCGAGCAAATATAGAAGATAACTGTACAGGCCGATTTTGGGAAGGACGATTTAAATCTCAAGCATTACTGGATGAAGCAGCACTGGCTGCTTGTCTCGCTTACGTAGACTTGAACCCCATTAGAGCCAAAATCGCCGCAACGCCTGAAACCTCAGACTACACCAGCATCAAAAAGCGAATTGACCATGCGAAATTAGGTAAACAGCCAAAAAGCCTACTACGTTTTGCTGGCAGCCCACGAAAACATATGCCAAAAGGACTGCCTTTCGAGCTCAAATCCTATATTGAGTTGGTTGAACTCACAGGCCAATGTATTCGCGCCGATAAACGCGGTTATATCAACGAAGCGCAACCTATTCTTACTCGATTAAACATAGAGCCTGAAAACTGGATAAAACTCACTACGCAATTTTCACGGGTATTCCACGGTGCAGTTGGTCGAGAGCGAACAATAACCGCTTACTGTGAAACACTGCAAAAACGACGACGGACAAACCTAACAAACTGCGAGCGCTTGTTGGCTTAG
- a CDS encoding IS110 family transposase — MNNVSTLSIDLAKNVFQLLSFDKQGNKCFSRRLDRAKLLQTLTQLPACNVVMESCSTSHYWGRYCLQAGHQVQLIPAQHVTPFVRGNKNDKNDCMAIYEASLRPNIRFVPVKTEHQQAILALHRYRERLIHNRTACINQTCGLLLEFGIVIKKSLKSFRATIADLLNRNLHGALNLLLRDVYEEMQKLDANIKNVEAQFKQFNEQSQAAQIIQSIPGIGIINASALSATIDKGQAFSNKKELAVWLGITPRQYASGETNKMGGITKRGDRYLRKQLIHGARTVVNHAHKKQDDLNKWINALVERRGKNKAVVATAHRLARLMWILLQRNEPYKAQYTQSEAQS; from the coding sequence ATGAATAACGTTAGCACGCTTTCAATTGATCTAGCAAAAAATGTATTCCAACTTTTATCGTTTGATAAGCAAGGTAATAAATGTTTTTCCAGAAGGTTAGATAGAGCAAAGCTCTTGCAAACATTGACCCAATTACCTGCTTGTAATGTTGTTATGGAATCATGCTCAACGTCTCATTATTGGGGGCGGTACTGCTTACAAGCTGGGCACCAAGTTCAGCTTATCCCTGCGCAACATGTTACCCCTTTTGTCCGTGGCAATAAAAACGATAAAAATGATTGTATGGCGATTTATGAAGCGAGCCTTCGACCTAACATTCGCTTTGTTCCTGTAAAAACAGAGCATCAACAAGCAATCCTAGCACTACATCGCTATCGGGAGCGGCTCATACATAATCGAACCGCCTGCATCAACCAAACATGTGGTTTGTTACTTGAATTTGGCATCGTCATCAAAAAGAGCTTAAAGTCTTTTCGTGCAACCATTGCTGATCTGCTCAACCGTAATTTACATGGAGCTTTAAATCTACTCCTCAGAGACGTTTATGAAGAAATGCAAAAGTTAGACGCCAATATTAAAAATGTAGAGGCACAATTTAAGCAGTTTAATGAACAGAGCCAAGCTGCTCAAATTATCCAATCCATCCCCGGAATTGGGATTATCAACGCATCGGCATTGAGTGCCACAATAGATAAAGGGCAAGCATTTTCTAATAAAAAGGAGTTGGCTGTGTGGCTTGGGATCACACCACGTCAATATGCTTCGGGTGAAACCAATAAGATGGGAGGGATCACCAAACGAGGTGATCGTTATCTAAGAAAACAACTCATTCATGGTGCCCGTACAGTGGTCAATCATGCGCACAAAAAGCAGGATGATTTAAACAAATGGATCAACGCATTGGTAGAACGTCGCGGTAAAAATAAAGCGGTGGTGGCCACGGCCCACCGATTGGCTCGCTTAATGTGGATATTGCTACAAAGAAATGAACCTTATAAAGCCCAATATACACAAAGTGAGGCGCAATCATGA
- the cysE gene encoding serine O-acetyltransferase — protein sequence MRHEIWNKLREEANELVAREPLLASHVYSSILNHECLGSALSFIVANKLADAVVSAFTIRELFDQAFVHCDTMLTHVAHDIKAVKDRDPAADSYLNVILNLKGFHAIQAHRLAYCLWRQDRKELARFIQSRTSEVFGVDIHPACKVGHGIMFDHATGIVIGETAVIEDNVSILQSVTLGGTGNEQGDRHPKIRAGVLIGAGAKVLGNIEVGEGARIGAGSVVLSPVAPHTTVVGIPAKVVGKPSCPCPAESMNQNFLEDDDRLENESITSAML from the coding sequence ATGAGACATGAGATTTGGAATAAGTTACGCGAAGAAGCCAATGAGTTGGTTGCTCGCGAACCATTGCTTGCTAGTCACGTTTACTCGAGTATTTTAAATCACGAGTGTCTTGGTTCTGCATTAAGCTTTATCGTTGCAAATAAGTTGGCGGATGCCGTGGTGTCAGCATTTACAATCCGCGAGTTGTTCGATCAGGCCTTTGTGCACTGCGATACTATGCTGACTCATGTTGCACATGATATAAAAGCTGTTAAAGATCGTGACCCAGCTGCCGATAGTTATCTTAACGTAATTTTGAATCTGAAAGGTTTTCATGCAATCCAAGCACATCGATTGGCATACTGCTTATGGCGTCAAGACAGAAAAGAGCTGGCTCGCTTTATACAGAGCAGAACCTCTGAAGTATTCGGTGTTGACATCCATCCTGCTTGTAAAGTCGGTCATGGTATTATGTTTGACCATGCGACTGGTATAGTCATTGGTGAAACCGCGGTTATTGAAGATAATGTTTCTATTCTGCAATCAGTCACACTTGGTGGTACGGGTAACGAGCAGGGTGACCGTCACCCGAAAATCCGCGCCGGTGTATTGATTGGTGCTGGTGCCAAAGTACTTGGCAACATTGAAGTAGGAGAGGGTGCTCGAATTGGAGCAGGTTCCGTTGTACTTAGCCCTGTAGCACCGCACACTACGGTAGTGGGGATCCCTGCTAAGGTGGTTGGTAAGCCATCATGCCCATGTCCTGCAGAGAGTATGAACCAAAACTTCCTAGAAGACGATGATAGGCTCGAAAATGAGTCTATCACTTCTGCGATGTTGTAG